In Blastococcus saxobsidens DD2, the genomic stretch CAGCGGCTGAGCGCGGCCTGCACCTGGACGGCGGCCGACACGACCGGGTCGCTGGTCGACCGGCCCGAGAGCACCCGGATCTCGAACCACCCGTACCAGGCGACGTACGCGCCGGCCAGCACGAGCAGCAGACCGCTGCCCCGGCTGATCAGCGCCGCGGCACGGCGCATCGAACGGACGACGGACGTACGGGCGAGCGCGACGGCGACGCTCAGGGCGAGGACCACCGTGCCCATGCCGACCGCGTAGACGACGAAGGTGAGGACGACACCGAACGAACCGCCGGCCCGCAGGGCACCGGCGGTGACGGCCAGGAAGGGAGCCAGCGTGCAGGACAGGGACGCCAGGGCGAACGACACCCCGAAGCCGACCTGCGTCGTCCACCGCGACGTCGGTGGCCTGCCGCGGCCGGCCAATCCCGGCACGGCCACGCTCCGGCCGGCTGCCAGCCACAGCCCGATGAGCACGAGGGCGACGCCGATCGCCACCGTGAGCACCGGCAGGTACTGCTGCAGCGTGGACAGGACGGGCATCAGGACGAGGCCGACCGTGCCGAAAGACGAGGACGAAGCCGGTGGTCATCCCCAGTGCGAATCGCACCGCTCTGCCTGCGGCTGCGCCGCGGTCGGGCTCGGGTGCGGCCACGAGCAGGCCGAGGTAGGCGGGCAGCAGCACGAACCCGCACGGGTTGAAGGCAGCCACCGCTCCAGCCAGCAGTGCCAGGGTGAGCAGTCCGGGGTCCATGACGGTCTACTCCCGGTCCAGTTCCTCGACCATGGCGCGCAGCTGCTCGCCACCCAGCGAGCCCATGAAGCTCTCCGTCGTGCCGTCGCCGGTCACGAAGACGAACGCCGGCTGGGTGATCACCCCGAAGCGCTGCCACAGGCTGCCGTCCTCGTCGACGAGGTGCCGGAGACCACCGGTGCCCGTCTCGTCCACGAAGGCCTGCATCGCCTCGAGCTCGCCCCGGCCGGCCACGCCCAGCACCTCGACGCGGCCCGCGTACTCGGCCGCCACCTCGGCGACCTCGGGCGCCTCGGCCCGGCAGACGGTGCACCAGGGCGCCCAGAACCAGAGCACGACCGGCGTGCCGGCCAGCTCGGCGGCGTCGACGTTCCCGCCGTCCAGCGTGGTGCCCGAGGGGGCCAGGGCCGGGGCGGTCCCCTGCTGCGGCCCCTCCGCCACCGTTCCGCCGGCCGGCGAGGCCGGGCCGCTCCCGGTGCCCGGAGAGCAGGCGGCCGACGCGACGGCGAGTGCCGCGAGAATGGCCAACAACCGCCCTCGCACCCGTCGGTCGTGGCGCACGACGTCCTCCCTGTGCTCGGTCAATTTCGGCGCCTCTCCACCAAGGCGAGCAGTTCCGCCGGCGACGGGTTGCCCAGCCAGCGCACCCGCCCGTCGACCGTGTACGTCGGGGTTCCGACCAGCCCGGCCGGGAGTGCTCGCTCCAGCGGGGTCCGGCTGAGGTCCACCACCTCGACGGCGGCACCGGGGTGCCTGAGCAGGAGTTGCGCGACGAGCTCCCTGGCCCGTCGGCAGCTGCCGCAGCCGTCGGCGACGTATACCTGCAGGACCGGGTCCGGCGGCGGATGGGCGATCTCCGGCTCCCGCCGCGGACTCGACACATCCCTCACCGAACGGCCCGTCCTACGGTCGCGCGGTGCGGTGGCGGAGCATCGCCCCGACGATCGCGCCGAGCAGCAGCCCGAAGACGAGGTGCCCGATCAGACTGTTGACAGCCATGTCGTTGACCACGAAGACGGGCATCCCCATGCGGGCCGGCATCAGCAGGAGAGGTCCCACCACCCACAGGACGGCGCCGTAGCCGAGCCCCAGCAGCGTCGCGAGGACCACGCCCTTGAGGACCGGGCCCAGCAGCACCGCGAACGCGAGGCCGGAGACGGCGGAGATCAGCAGGTGCACGACCCAGCCCACCGCAGGGGAGCTGCTCCCCACCAGCGCCGCGACCATCGGGATCATGCCCCAGGCCTGCATCATCAGCCCGAAGACCAGACCACCGGCCAGTCCACCGGCCACCCCCGCCGTTCCCCGAGGACCTGACCGCTCAGGAGTTGGCAGGTCTGGCCGCAGCCGCCCCGATGCGGACGGTTCCGGCCGGCACGCTGCTGTGGTCGCCGCACGACCCGCACACGGTGTTGTTCATCGTGAAGGCCGGGTCGGTGGGCCTCTACCGCTTGTCGCCGGAGGGCAGGCGGTTGACGCTGGCTGTCCTCGGCCCGGGAGCGCTGTTCGGCGAGATGGAGCTCGTCGGTCAGCGCATGGGGGACGGGTTCGCCGAGGCCCTCGAGCCCAGCGTGCTCTGCCTGATGAGCGAGCACGACGTCCGGAGCATGCTGCTGGCCGACAGCCGCATCGCCGCCCGGATCATCTGCGGCCTCGGCCGGCGGGTGGCCGAGGTCGAGCAGCGGCTCGCCGACACCGTGCTGAAACCTGCTCCCCAGCGGCTGGCCGCCGTCCTGTGCCAGCTCGTGGAGGCCGCTCCGCGAGCGGGACTCCTCGCCTACCGCGGGCCGGAGATCCGGCTGACCCACGAGCAGATCGCCGACCTGGTGGGAACCACCCGGGCGACGACCACCAAGCTGCTGGGCGACCTGCGGGAGGCGGGTCTGGTCGGACTGCGTCGTGGCGGGGTGGTTGTCCTCGACCGGGACCGGCTGCGCGCCGTCGCCGACCACGGTTGATCACCCGGGCGCGCCGCTCGCTGCACGGGGCAGGCCCGTAGGAACCGGCCTTGTGGTCCGATTCGTGCGTGTGGGCCCGTGGCAGGGTCTCGTTCTCCGGGCGACGGCGGGCAGCCCGCCCGCCCCCCGGCTGGCCAGGCGCGCGGTCCACAACAGCAGAGATCGTGGTCCACGGCGGAGCATCAGGAACGTGTCGGCGGACTGCGGCCCGTCGAGGGAGGCTCCCGGAGACCTCCGCCGGCGGCGCGCAGGACCCATCCAGGGTCCTCGTGTCGCCCCTCGCGAAGTCTGGTTCAGTGTGCTCGTTGGGACGACGGAAGGCTGGCGCATGAGCATCCTGGGCACTCGAGTGGTCCGCACCGAGGACCCGCTCTTCCTCACCCGCGGCGCGATCTACACCGACGACCTCGTGGACGAACGGCTCGCCGGAGCGCTGCACGCGACGTTCGTGCGGTCCACCGTCGCGCACGGTCGGCTGCTGTCGGTCGACACCTCCCCAGCACTCGAGGCGCCGGGTGTGGTGGCGGTCGTGACGGCGCAGGACGTCGCCGAGCTGATCCCGCTGCCACCGCCCTTCCCCTTCGTCAACCCGGCCATGACCCGTCCGTGGCTGGCGTCGGACCTGGTCCGGTTCGTCGGCGACCCGATCGCCGTCGTCCTCACCGAGGAGCGGTATCAAGGGGAGGACGCCGCCGAGCTGGTCTCGGTCGACATCGACCCCCTGCCCGCGGTGGTCGGCACGGCCGAGGCGGCCAGGGACGAGGTGCTGCTCTTCCCCGAGGCGGGCACCAACGTCATGGCCACCTTCGGTGAACCGGCGCCGGCGGACTTCTTCGACGGCTGCGAGGTCGTCGTCACCCAGCCGATGGTCAACCAGCGGGTGGCACCGGTACCGCTGGAGACCCGCGCCGCCGCGGCCGCCTGGGGCGAGAACGGCCGGGTCACCGTCTGGTGCACCAACCAGGGCGCCCAGCAGGCCAGGGGACAGCTCGGGGACTGGCTGAAGATGGACCCGGACCTGATCCACCTGATCACCCCCGACGTCGGCGGCGGTTTCGGGGCCAAGATCGGTGCCGACCCGGAGTACGCCCTCGTCGCCTGGATGGCCCGGCACGTCGGCAGGCCCGTCCGCTGGTCGGAGAGCCGGTCGGAGAACCTGATCGGCATGTTGCACGGGCGGGGCCAGGACCAGGTGGTCACCATCGGGGGTCGCCGGGACGGCACCATCGAGGCGTACAGCCTGGTGGCGGACCAGGACTGCGGCGCCTATCCACGGATCGGCGCAACCCTCCCGCGGCTCACCATGCTGATGGCCCCTGGCGTCTACGGCATTCCGCGGGTGCACGCCAAGGCGCGCGCTCTGGCGACCACGACGACGTCCATCGGCGCCTACCGCGGCGCCGGTCGGCCGGAAGCGACGGCGGCGCTGGAGCGCGCGGTCGACCGGTTCGCCGCCGAGATCGGGATGGACCCGGCCGACGTGCGCCGGAAGAACCTGCTGCCGGCGTTCAGCGAGCCGCACACCACACCCATGGGCGCGAGGTACGACACCGGCGACTACGTCGTGGCCCTGGACAAGGTGCTGGAGGCGGCCGGCTATGCCGAACTGCGGGCCGAGCAGGCCCGGCGGCGGGAGCGCGGCGACGTGCGTCAGCTGGGCATCGGGATGTCGGTCTACGTGGAGATCACCGGGGCCGACAACGGTGCCGGCACCGGGGAGGCCGCCGAGCTCGAGGTCCACCCGGACGGCACGGCCACGGTCCTCACCGGAACCTCGCCGCACGGCCAGGGTCACGCCACCGCGTGGGCGATGATCGCCAGCGATCAGCTGGGCATCCCGGTGGAGAAGATCACCGTGGTGCACGGCGACACCGACCGGGTGCCTCAAGGCGGCGGGACCATGGGGTCCCGCAGCCTGCAGCAGGGCGGGGCTGCGGTGCACCAGGCAGCCGATGAGCTGATCGACCTGGCCCGTGCGCGGGCCGCGCAGAAGCTGGAGGTCGACTTCGCGGACCTCGTCGTCGACCTGGGTCTCGCGGGGCTCGCCGTCCGGGGCACGCCGGGAGCGGGGGTCACCTTCGCCGAGCTGGCCGCCGACGAGCAGCTCCTGGTGCAGACAAGGTTCGACGCCGCGGCCCCGACGTTCCCCTTCGGCGCCCACGTGGTGGTGGTCGAGGTGGACGTCGAGTCCGGCAAGGCCGAGGTCAGCAGGCTGATCGCCGTCGACGACGCCGGCACGATCCTCAACCCGCTGCTCGCAGAAGGCCAGCGGCACGGCGGCTACGCCCAGGGCGTCGCCCAGGCGCTGCTGGAGGAGGTGCTCTACGACGAGGACGGCAACCCGACCACCTCCACGCTGGCCGACTACCCCTTCATCTCCGCCACCGAGCTGCCCAGTTTCGAGCTGGTCGACATGGCCACCCCGACGCCGATGAACCCCCTCGGTGCCAAGGGCATCGGCGAAGCGGGAACCATCGGCTCCACCCCGGCGGTGCAGAACGCCGTCATCGACGCCGTGGCCCATCTCGGCGTGCGACACATCGACATGCCCACCACGCCCATGCGGGTGTTCCGAGCGATCCAGCGGGCCCAGCAGGGAGGCAACTGATGCAGGTGTCGATCACGGTCAACGGCACGCAGCGCACCGACGAGGTGGAGCCGCGATTGCTGCTCGCGCACTACCTCCGCGAGGCGTGCGGGCTGACCGCCACCAACATCGGCTGCGACACCACGTCCTGCGGCGCCTGCACCGTCATCGTCGACGGGTTGTCCGTGAAGAGCTGCACCGTGCTGGCTGCCCAGGCCGACGGGGCGCAGGTCACGACGCTGGAAGGCCTGGCCGGTCCGGACGGCGAGCTGCACCCGGTGCAGGCGGCGTTCCGGGCCGAGCACGGGCTGCAGTGCGGCTTCTGCACCTCCGGCATGGTGATGGCCGCCGTCGGCGTGCTGGCCGACAACCCCGACCCCACCGACCGGGAGGTCCGGGAGGGGCTGGAGGGCAACCTCTGCCGCTGCACCGGCTACCACAACATCGTCCGCGCCGTCCGGGCGGCGGCACAGGCCGGTCCCGCCGCCGGCCAGGTCCCGCAGGCGCAGGCATGACCGGGTGCGCCAGGTCGTCGACGAGCGTTGCATCCCGGGTTCCGGGCCCGCCGAGCAGCAGGGAGGTGGAGGAGTGATCACCTCCCCGTTCGACTACGTGAAGGTCCGCTCGGTCGACGAGGCGCTGGCGGCCCTGGCCGAGCACGGTGAGGACGCCAAGCTGCTCGCCGGTGGCCACTCGTTGCTGCCGATCATGAAGCTGCGGCTCGCCGTCCCGAGCGTGCTGATCGACATCGGCGGGATCGCCGACCTGTCCTACGTGCGGGTCGAGGGCGACGAGGTGGCGATCGGTGCCTGCACTCGCCACCACGAGCTGGAACGGGACGACGTCGCCCGTGCCGAGGTGCCGCTCCTGCCGCGCGTGGCCAGCCGGGTGGGCGATCCGCAGGTCCGGCACCGCGGCACGATCGGCGGCACCACGGCGCACAGCGACCCGGCGTCCGACCTGCCCACCGCCTTGCTCGCCCTCGGTGGCACCGTGGTCCTGCAGGGGCCCGGTGGACGCCGCGAGGTACCGGTGACCGACTTCTGGACCGGCTTCTTCGAGACGGCGATGTCGCCCGACGAGATGGTCGTCGAGCTGCGGGTGCCGCGCACCGGCTCCGCCGGATGGGGCTACGAGAAGTTCACCCGGCGGGAGAACGACTGGCCGATCGTGGCCGCGGCCGCCGTCGAGGGACGGGTCGCGCTGGCCAACATGGCCGGCACGGTGCTCCGCGCGACGGCGACCGAGGAGGCGCTGGCCCGCGGCGCCTCGATAGCCGAGGCGGCCGAGCTCGCCGACCAGGGCACCTCGCCCGGAGCCGACATGCACGCCGACGCCGACTACCGCCGGCACCTGGCCCGGCTGCTCACCCGTCGTGCCCTGGAGCGGGCCGCTGCGGCCTGAGCGTCGGTCGGATCGCGGTCAGGAGCCCGGAGACCATGCCCGGCGAGCTGGAGAAACGACCGGGAGACAACTTCTATGACGGTCTGACCTGAGGGCTCACCCGTGCACCGGCCCACGGCGGGGAATGTCTCCCCCCATGGCGGCCGGCGATTCGGAGAAGTCACGCCACGGCGCCCCGGTCTCGGACTGCCACGTGATCACTTCGATCACCTGTCGCTTGGTCACGCCACCACACATCCCGCCGACCAGATGTCGGCCCCGGCGGTCCTACTGCTCGCGCACAGCGTGCCTGCAGTAGCTGCGGGTAAGAGGTCCGCCATGTCCGACTTCGAGATCACTGCCCTCGTCCTGGCCGAGCACGAAGTCTTCCGGCGGGAGTTCACCGCGCTCGATGACCTGCCCGGCGAGGAGCTCGCCGCGGCCTGGGAGGGGCTGCACGCCAAGCTCGAGGTGCACGCCGTAGCCGAGGAGCAGCTGTTCTACCCGCTGCTCGCCCAGGAGGCGGACGGCGAGCAGGAGACGGCGGAGGGCGTGCACGACCACAACGAGATCCGGCACGCCGCGGCCGCCGTCGGGGAGCAGCAGGTCGGCAGCGACGGTTGGTGGGAGGCGGTGCGCAACGCGCGACAGGTCAACGCCGACCACATGGCCGAGGAGGAGACGGACTTCTTCCCTCCCTTCAAGGAGGCGGTCGACGAGGAGCAGCGCGAGGCTCTCGGGATGCAGTGGCTGGCCTTCCATGACAAGCACGAGGAGGCCGACGGGCTGTCCGGCGACGACGCGAAGGTGGCCGAGGTGGTCGCGACCGAGGTGCCGGAGGGTGACCCGTCGCTCTAGGGACGCCGCCCCACTTGGCTGCGCGGGTCGCGCGGGTCCGACCCCCTCGATCGGCGCGGCCGGTCGGGGGGACCTCCTTCGCGGCTGGTGAGATCAACTGCGGCGCGAGCGAGCCTTCGATCCAGCGGTCGCCCGGCGAGAGGGCTCCGGGCGCGCGGCGATGCATCTACGGGCGCAACCCGCTGGCCCGCGTAGGGAGAACGAGGGGTCTCAGGCACGGAGAAAGCGCCGTTCCAGGGCGTTCTCCGGTACTCCTCCAGAGAACCTGACAAGCCGGTCAGCCTGCGGTTATGCGTGGAGCGGGTGACCGGGATCGAACCGGCATGGCCAGCTGGGAAGGCTTGGTTGCTCCAGCCGCAAATGCCCTGGTCAAGGACGTGTCATGTGACCGTCGTGCCTTTCACGTGCCTTACCGCCGCGATTCGATGGACGAGCTGCTCTGTGCCGTCGCCGGCTCCACGGTCCGCGACATGGCAATCCCGCTGGCCGAGAAGGGGGAGTCCCGGTTGTCCTCCCGGTGCGGGACGGCTCACCGGACAGGTCTTGTGGGACGGGAGCCAGAGGGCACGTGCTCCGTCCTGCGATGTTCCGGTGGGTGTTCCTCCACCGAAACTGCGTCAGTCCGCGCAGTCGACCGCGACGGCGAGGGCTTCGCAGATCTGACGCATGCGCGTGTCGGCCAACCGTCCGAGCCGCTCGACGAGGATCGCGACAGAGACGCTCTCGACCGAGTCCATGTTGACCACGCAGCAGCGGGGTACCGGGTCCTCGCCGGGCTCGAGGCCGACTTCGCTGACGAGGCCGCGGATCGTGGTGGTGCATGGTGCGACGAGTGCGCGCCGATGTCGGGGGATCACTGCGTCGCGGGAGAGGACGACGACCGGGCGGCGCCCGATCTCGGCCATCTCGCACCACCAGACCTCACCGCGCGCGGGCATCGCCATCACGACCGTCCGGCGGCTTCGCGAAACGACGCCAGGTCTCCCCATTCGTCCGGTTCGTCGAGCGGGTGCTCGTCGTACGCGGTGTAGCTCGCCTCGACTTCGGCCGAACGGTGGCGCGCCAGCAGCGCGCGGAGCGCTTCATCAATCATGGCGGCGTCGGTGTTACCGGATCGCACACGTCGAGCGGCCTGGAGGAGATCCTCGTCGACGGTGGTGCTGAGCCGTGTTCTACTCATGCCACCATCATGCCACGACGGTCCATGCTGCCATCCACGCCACTTCGCGCCGCGACTCATCGGTCAGCCGGCTAGCAGGGACGTGAGGACTCCACGCATGTGCTCGAGCGCGCCGCGCGCGCCGGTGTCCGCGCTCTCCGGCGGCGCGATCGCCTCGCGGGCTGGAGCCGTCATGAGCGGGTCACCATCGGCCGCGACGGCGAGGGCGGCCAGTTCACCGAAGCCACCGGTCGTTTCGAGATAGCGCTGGACCGGCCTCGCGTCACCTGCACGGCCCAGCGCCGACAGCATCGTGACGAACTCCAGGGCTGCGAGTCGGGCGGTGTCCATGACATCGGTCTCGAGCAGGTCATCGGCGTGGTCTCGCAGGATGGCGTAGGCGCGCGACCGGTTGCCGCATCGGAACGCCGCACGCGCCTCGACGGGCCGGTTCACCGAGAAGGTCCGCTCAGGCACATCGATGTGGGACATCTGATCGAAGAGGTCGTCCGCGTCCTGCGTCCTGCCTTGAAAGAGGGCTGAGTACCCCAGGCCCAGGAGCGTGAGGTGGAGCATCGCCGGTGGGCCGTCCGCTCGGTACCGGGCCGCGAGGGGCGCCACGAACGTGTCGAAGGCGGCCAGCTGTCCGGTGGCCATCAACCCGGACGCCACCCCGGCCAGCTCGACGAGCGATGCGAGGTGCGGCTCGCCCATCCGTCTCAGCTCTGCGACCGCCGCGGGTGAGACGCTGCTCAGTGCGGTGCTGTCCTCGTACAGGTAGGCGCGTGTGTACGCGATCAGCGGGTGGTCGCGGTGGCCGTGGCGGTCGACGACCAGCTCGTAGCCTTGCCGGTCACCGCTGTGCATGTAGCGGTGCGCGGCCCAGGTCAGCCAGAACACGACCCGGTCCACGTCGTCGGCCGGGACGACGGTGAGGATCCGTTCGGCCCATTCGCCGATCTCCCCTTGACGGCGCAGCGTCACCTCGGCGGCGAGTGGCCGGACTAGCGCATCCGCGAGGAGATGGTCCCCGATCCGGCAGGCGCGGTCGACGGCCGCCCGCAGGTTGGGCCACAGGGCACCGAGCTGCGCCACTCCCTCCACCTCGGCTCGGCCGACCAGCCGGTGATGGATGTGGGCGACCTCCTCCATGCACCACTCGGCGTGGCGTCGCGCGACCTGATCCGTCGCGCCGGCGGCGGCGAGGTCGGCCGCTCCGAACTCCCGCAGGGTCTCGAGCAGCCGGAAGCGACGCCCGGTCGGACCTGGCTCGACGCCGAGCATCGACTGGTCGACGAGGTCCTCCAGCAGGTCCTCGACCTGCGCCTCGTCGAGGCCTGGTTCGGCACAGACTCGGTGGACCGCCGGGAGGTCGAACCCGCCGGCGAAGACGGAGAGCCGGGCGAAGAACGTGCGGAGTTCCGGGGTGAGGAGGTCGACCGACCACTGAATGGTCGCGCGCAGGGTCCGGTGCCGGTCCGCGTTCGTCCGTGGGCCCCGCGTCAGGAGCCGGAGCCGGTCGTCCAATCGTTCGACGATCTCCGGGACGGTGAGCGTCGTGGTGCGGGCGGCCGCGAGTTCGATCGCGAGCGGCACCCCGTCGAGGGCGCGGCAGATGTCGATGATCTCGGCGCGGTGGGCTTCGGCGTCGACCGTTCGGGACGCGGCGCGGCCCCGCTCCGTGAACAGCTCGGCGGCCGGTCCGGCGGTGTCCAGCGGGGGCACCGCCAGCAGCTGTTCACCGCGTGCCCCGAGCCTCTCGCGCGAGGTGGCGAGGACGCGGAGGTCGGGACAGCCCTCGGCGAGCGCCGTGGCCATCGCGGCCGCG encodes the following:
- a CDS encoding glutaredoxin family protein; its protein translation is MSSPRREPEIAHPPPDPVLQVYVADGCGSCRRARELVAQLLLRHPGAAVEVVDLSRTPLERALPAGLVGTPTYTVDGRVRWLGNPSPAELLALVERRRN
- a CDS encoding type II toxin-antitoxin system PemK/MazF family toxin, with the translated sequence MAMPARGEVWWCEMAEIGRRPVVVLSRDAVIPRHRRALVAPCTTTIRGLVSEVGLEPGEDPVPRCCVVNMDSVESVSVAILVERLGRLADTRMRQICEALAVAVDCAD
- a CDS encoding BTAD domain-containing putative transcriptional regulator, whose protein sequence is MVRIRLFGEVGATDDRGRPLDLGPAKCLAVLAVLALAPRSAIPVSRIAEAVWGEAPPRTAEKTLQSYVTRLRKALGNDSIVRAGAAYRLDLPGEAVDVVRFRKHLDAGDVEAALAEWTGTPLAGLDVPGLTATVDGLVEQRLGAVETALGRQVDDDAAAAIGALTELTADHPFREGFWALLMTALYRLGRQADALAAFQRVRSHLIDELGVEPGLRLCELETRILDQSPSLGDVQRSPSERDDTTRRGNLPVRLDRLIGRASLVQTLAAALSTSAVVTLVGSGGIGKTRLGLAGAQAWGDGSGEAWFVELAGLASSADVPHAVAEVIGVAEGPGRTTTQAVVAALRPRRALVVLDNCEHLLDGAAAMATALAEGCPDLRVLATSRERLGARGEQLLAVPPLDTAGPAAELFTERGRAASRTVDAEAHRAEIIDICRALDGVPLAIELAAARTTTLTVPEIVERLDDRLRLLTRGPRTNADRHRTLRATIQWSVDLLTPELRTFFARLSVFAGGFDLPAVHRVCAEPGLDEAQVEDLLEDLVDQSMLGVEPGPTGRRFRLLETLREFGAADLAAAGATDQVARRHAEWCMEEVAHIHHRLVGRAEVEGVAQLGALWPNLRAAVDRACRIGDHLLADALVRPLAAEVTLRRQGEIGEWAERILTVVPADDVDRVVFWLTWAAHRYMHSGDRQGYELVVDRHGHRDHPLIAYTRAYLYEDSTALSSVSPAAVAELRRMGEPHLASLVELAGVASGLMATGQLAAFDTFVAPLAARYRADGPPAMLHLTLLGLGYSALFQGRTQDADDLFDQMSHIDVPERTFSVNRPVEARAAFRCGNRSRAYAILRDHADDLLETDVMDTARLAALEFVTMLSALGRAGDARPVQRYLETTGGFGELAALAVAADGDPLMTAPAREAIAPPESADTGARGALEHMRGVLTSLLAG
- a CDS encoding TlpA family protein disulfide reductase, which codes for MTEHREDVVRHDRRVRGRLLAILAALAVASAACSPGTGSGPASPAGGTVAEGPQQGTAPALAPSGTTLDGGNVDAAELAGTPVVLWFWAPWCTVCRAEAPEVAEVAAEYAGRVEVLGVAGRGELEAMQAFVDETGTGGLRHLVDEDGSLWQRFGVITQPAFVFVTGDGTTESFMGSLGGEQLRAMVEELDRE
- a CDS encoding (2Fe-2S)-binding protein: MQVSITVNGTQRTDEVEPRLLLAHYLREACGLTATNIGCDTTSCGACTVIVDGLSVKSCTVLAAQADGAQVTTLEGLAGPDGELHPVQAAFRAEHGLQCGFCTSGMVMAAVGVLADNPDPTDREVREGLEGNLCRCTGYHNIVRAVRAAAQAGPAAGQVPQAQA
- a CDS encoding hemerythrin domain-containing protein, with protein sequence MSDFEITALVLAEHEVFRREFTALDDLPGEELAAAWEGLHAKLEVHAVAEEQLFYPLLAQEADGEQETAEGVHDHNEIRHAAAAVGEQQVGSDGWWEAVRNARQVNADHMAEEETDFFPPFKEAVDEEQREALGMQWLAFHDKHEEADGLSGDDAKVAEVVATEVPEGDPSL
- a CDS encoding xanthine dehydrogenase family protein molybdopterin-binding subunit; translation: MSILGTRVVRTEDPLFLTRGAIYTDDLVDERLAGALHATFVRSTVAHGRLLSVDTSPALEAPGVVAVVTAQDVAELIPLPPPFPFVNPAMTRPWLASDLVRFVGDPIAVVLTEERYQGEDAAELVSVDIDPLPAVVGTAEAARDEVLLFPEAGTNVMATFGEPAPADFFDGCEVVVTQPMVNQRVAPVPLETRAAAAAWGENGRVTVWCTNQGAQQARGQLGDWLKMDPDLIHLITPDVGGGFGAKIGADPEYALVAWMARHVGRPVRWSESRSENLIGMLHGRGQDQVVTIGGRRDGTIEAYSLVADQDCGAYPRIGATLPRLTMLMAPGVYGIPRVHAKARALATTTTSIGAYRGAGRPEATAALERAVDRFAAEIGMDPADVRRKNLLPAFSEPHTTPMGARYDTGDYVVALDKVLEAAGYAELRAEQARRRERGDVRQLGIGMSVYVEITGADNGAGTGEAAELEVHPDGTATVLTGTSPHGQGHATAWAMIASDQLGIPVEKITVVHGDTDRVPQGGGTMGSRSLQQGGAAVHQAADELIDLARARAAQKLEVDFADLVVDLGLAGLAVRGTPGAGVTFAELAADEQLLVQTRFDAAAPTFPFGAHVVVVEVDVESGKAEVSRLIAVDDAGTILNPLLAEGQRHGGYAQGVAQALLEEVLYDEDGNPTTSTLADYPFISATELPSFELVDMATPTPMNPLGAKGIGEAGTIGSTPAVQNAVIDAVAHLGVRHIDMPTTPMRVFRAIQRAQQGGN
- a CDS encoding Crp/Fnr family transcriptional regulator, yielding MRTVPAGTLLWSPHDPHTVLFIVKAGSVGLYRLSPEGRRLTLAVLGPGALFGEMELVGQRMGDGFAEALEPSVLCLMSEHDVRSMLLADSRIAARIICGLGRRVAEVEQRLADTVLKPAPQRLAAVLCQLVEAAPRAGLLAYRGPEIRLTHEQIADLVGTTRATTTKLLGDLREAGLVGLRRGGVVVLDRDRLRAVADHG
- a CDS encoding FAD binding domain-containing protein, which encodes MITSPFDYVKVRSVDEALAALAEHGEDAKLLAGGHSLLPIMKLRLAVPSVLIDIGGIADLSYVRVEGDEVAIGACTRHHELERDDVARAEVPLLPRVASRVGDPQVRHRGTIGGTTAHSDPASDLPTALLALGGTVVLQGPGGRREVPVTDFWTGFFETAMSPDEMVVELRVPRTGSAGWGYEKFTRRENDWPIVAAAAVEGRVALANMAGTVLRATATEEALARGASIAEAAELADQGTSPGADMHADADYRRHLARLLTRRALERAAAA
- a CDS encoding type II toxin-antitoxin system VapB family antitoxin; translation: MSRTRLSTTVDEDLLQAARRVRSGNTDAAMIDEALRALLARHRSAEVEASYTAYDEHPLDEPDEWGDLASFREAAGRS